In Anaerostipes hadrus ATCC 29173 = JCM 17467, a single genomic region encodes these proteins:
- a CDS encoding PTS mannitol transporter subunit IICBA — protein MKNGLQKFGKFLSAMVMPNIGAFIAWGFITALFIADGWIPNAKLASIQPYMLTFLLPMLIAYTGGKQVGGDRGGVMGAIAVMGCIAGVGGFDGQPMLMGAMVMGPFAGWVIKKFDKAMDGHMPAGFEMLINNFSVGILGMIVAIIGYFIIGPFMSAVLAVLTAGVNVLVKVKLIPLAAIFIEPAKVLFLNNAINHGIFTPIGIEQAKEAGKSIMYMLEANPGPGLGVLLAYAVFSKDKVTKSSAPGAIIIHFFGGIHEIYFPYILMNPIVIIAPIVGNICAITFFTFTKCGLIGPSSPGSIIAYLSMSPKSQIPLTILGVLIATVVSFLIASPIIRMSDGKSLEDAQDDMAAKKAESKGITVDPGEKKDADKVKKIVFACDAGMGSSAMGATKFRNRVKAQRPDLTVINTSVDNIPADCDIAVVQAVLADRARKSAPQAQLVIINNFLQDPNLDGLYEQMTAKVDASAQTAAAVEEVETPVATGNTKILVEEGIKTGLKPVDKFEAIKAAGKLLNELGYVEEGYIDAMVKREETVTTYMGLGVAIPHGTGDAKKKVQKTGIVMLQYPEGVDFDGEKAQLVFGIAGIGDEHLGLLAKISEIIEDPERLEQLKTTKNVDEIMEMFK, from the coding sequence ATGAAAAATGGATTACAAAAATTCGGTAAATTTTTAAGTGCAATGGTAATGCCTAATATCGGAGCATTCATTGCATGGGGATTCATTACAGCATTATTTATCGCAGATGGATGGATTCCAAATGCGAAGTTAGCATCAATTCAGCCATACATGTTAACATTCTTATTACCAATGCTGATCGCCTACACAGGTGGTAAACAGGTCGGTGGAGATCGTGGAGGAGTCATGGGTGCGATCGCAGTCATGGGTTGTATCGCCGGAGTTGGTGGATTTGATGGACAGCCAATGTTAATGGGAGCCATGGTAATGGGACCATTTGCAGGATGGGTCATCAAGAAATTTGATAAAGCAATGGACGGACATATGCCAGCCGGATTTGAGATGTTGATCAATAACTTCTCTGTTGGTATTTTAGGAATGATCGTAGCGATCATTGGATACTTTATCATCGGACCATTTATGTCAGCCGTATTAGCAGTGTTAACAGCAGGAGTTAACGTACTTGTAAAAGTAAAATTAATACCTTTAGCAGCAATCTTTATCGAACCTGCCAAAGTATTATTCTTAAATAACGCGATCAACCATGGTATCTTTACACCAATTGGTATTGAACAGGCAAAAGAAGCTGGTAAATCTATCATGTATATGTTAGAGGCAAACCCAGGACCAGGACTTGGAGTATTATTAGCATATGCAGTATTCTCTAAAGACAAAGTAACAAAATCATCTGCACCAGGTGCGATCATCATTCATTTCTTCGGTGGTATTCATGAGATTTACTTCCCATATATCCTGATGAACCCAATCGTGATCATCGCTCCGATCGTTGGTAACATTTGTGCGATCACATTCTTCACATTTACAAAATGCGGACTTATTGGACCATCTTCACCAGGATCAATCATCGCTTATTTATCAATGTCACCAAAGAGCCAGATTCCATTAACGATCTTAGGTGTACTGATCGCAACTGTAGTATCATTCTTGATCGCATCACCTATCATTCGTATGTCAGATGGTAAGAGTCTTGAAGATGCACAGGACGATATGGCAGCAAAGAAAGCAGAATCTAAAGGAATCACAGTTGACCCAGGAGAGAAGAAAGACGCAGATAAAGTTAAGAAGATCGTATTTGCATGTGACGCAGGAATGGGATCATCTGCAATGGGAGCTACAAAATTCAGAAATCGTGTGAAAGCACAGCGCCCAGATCTTACAGTGATCAATACATCAGTAGATAACATCCCAGCGGATTGTGATATCGCAGTTGTTCAGGCAGTCTTAGCAGACAGAGCCAGAAAATCTGCACCACAGGCACAGTTAGTTATCATCAATAACTTCTTACAGGATCCAAACTTAGATGGATTATATGAGCAGATGACAGCAAAAGTTGATGCATCAGCACAGACAGCTGCAGCTGTTGAAGAAGTTGAGACACCAGTAGCTACAGGAAATACAAAGATTCTTGTAGAAGAAGGAATCAAAACAGGATTAAAACCAGTCGACAAATTCGAAGCGATCAAAGCAGCAGGAAAACTGTTAAATGAACTTGGATATGTTGAAGAAGGTTATATTGACGCTATGGTAAAACGTGAAGAAACAGTTACAACATACATGGGATTAGGTGTAGCAATTCCTCACGGAACAGGAGATGCCAAGAAGAAAGTACAGAAAACTGGTATCGTAATGCTTCAGTATCCAGAAGGTGTAGACTTTGATGGAGAAAAAGCTCAGTTAGTCTTCGGTATTGCTGGAATCGGTGATGAACATCTTGGATTATTAGCTAAGATCTCTGAAATCATCGAAGATCCTGAAAGATTAGAACAGTTAAAAACAACAAAAAACGTTGACGAAATCATGGAAATGTTTAAATAA
- a CDS encoding BglG family transcription antiterminator, with protein MSKKSGLTKRQKLIIEMLAAFNADDPITIQAISEKLKLSSRTVLREMPRINEWFEENDFKLVKKPRIGMYVDEDTETRNYIKELVDMDENKPVYSKADRQMIILLELLTINEPLKYFYFTSLFHISDATLSNDLEEVETWLDHYNLTLYRRPGMGIYWEGKEEDYRQAVTMVLRQKLRGHSLKVLFDEEKKLKERMFPNLTQEVLDDTRDIIKNMQGVLDIEYTDHSIRHLSLYLLITQNRVRMGHEIKEEKDVRSITHLPEYQIAKWLGGKLSNFEGHQLSQGEVYNIAMQLLAAKIWKNKSENKIDEESFKVRQLVMRIIAEMEILLEMEFFENAVLIDGLCNHMKPAINRMKQGVFTENQYIDFLEEKYSKVYVATIKACEFLKEELHIKKLPEGEMGFIALYFCVAVEQQKDKEEKLSVYVACPHGVGTSHMLAVHLKKEFPQLMVQKIISTAEIKEEELIEEGIDFIVSTAKLNLTFPNVYVNSILTETDKKMINAMIKNIDKKKRKNPIKTVKPVKRIGREDIEYMTLLGEEILQVLDNIKISTGENIKNKKQLIEYAGELFARNETTATEITFALNKRENIASTFIPSMNALFLHCETKGIRHCRFGFVYLNDEIIEDGKPIKGAILMLVPQGDGSKVYREVMSEISGALAEKDQIITYLFDKNRNAVEAELETSLGNYYENKMKRR; from the coding sequence GTGTCTAAGAAATCCGGATTAACAAAAAGACAGAAACTTATCATTGAGATGTTAGCAGCTTTTAATGCTGACGATCCAATTACAATACAGGCAATATCAGAAAAACTGAAATTAAGTTCAAGAACCGTATTAAGAGAAATGCCTCGCATCAACGAATGGTTTGAGGAGAATGACTTTAAACTAGTCAAGAAACCAAGAATCGGGATGTATGTGGATGAAGATACAGAAACAAGAAACTATATTAAAGAACTCGTAGATATGGATGAGAACAAGCCAGTATACAGTAAAGCAGATCGCCAGATGATCATATTACTTGAACTGTTAACGATCAACGAACCACTCAAATATTTTTACTTTACATCCCTTTTTCATATTTCGGATGCAACATTAAGCAACGACCTGGAAGAGGTTGAAACATGGCTTGATCACTATAATCTGACTCTTTACCGAAGACCGGGAATGGGAATTTACTGGGAAGGAAAAGAGGAAGATTACCGTCAGGCAGTGACAATGGTATTGAGACAAAAGTTAAGAGGACATTCCTTAAAAGTATTGTTTGATGAAGAGAAAAAACTCAAAGAACGAATGTTTCCGAATCTTACGCAAGAAGTGTTAGATGATACAAGAGATATCATTAAAAATATGCAGGGAGTGTTAGATATAGAATATACTGACCATTCCATTAGGCATTTAAGCTTGTATTTATTGATCACACAAAACAGGGTAAGAATGGGACATGAGATCAAAGAAGAGAAAGACGTCAGATCGATCACTCATTTACCAGAATATCAGATTGCAAAATGGCTGGGAGGCAAGTTAAGCAACTTTGAAGGACATCAGCTCTCACAAGGAGAAGTATATAACATAGCAATGCAGCTTTTGGCAGCGAAGATCTGGAAAAACAAAAGTGAGAATAAGATTGATGAAGAAAGTTTTAAAGTCAGGCAGTTGGTCATGCGGATCATTGCTGAGATGGAAATACTTTTAGAAATGGAATTTTTTGAGAATGCAGTGTTGATCGATGGATTATGTAATCATATGAAACCAGCGATCAATCGAATGAAACAAGGTGTATTTACGGAAAATCAATACATTGATTTTTTAGAAGAAAAATATTCCAAAGTTTATGTGGCAACGATCAAAGCGTGTGAGTTCTTAAAAGAAGAATTACATATAAAAAAACTCCCGGAAGGGGAGATGGGGTTTATCGCATTATACTTCTGTGTAGCGGTTGAACAGCAAAAAGATAAAGAAGAAAAGTTATCTGTTTATGTTGCCTGCCCACATGGAGTTGGGACATCCCATATGCTAGCCGTTCATCTGAAAAAAGAATTTCCGCAGCTGATGGTACAAAAGATCATCTCGACAGCAGAGATCAAAGAAGAGGAGCTGATCGAAGAAGGAATTGATTTTATCGTTTCCACAGCAAAATTAAATCTGACATTTCCAAATGTCTATGTGAACTCTATTTTAACAGAGACAGATAAGAAAATGATCAATGCCATGATCAAAAATATCGACAAGAAGAAAAGAAAAAATCCCATAAAGACTGTAAAACCAGTCAAAAGGATTGGAAGAGAAGACATCGAGTATATGACACTTCTTGGAGAAGAGATCTTACAGGTATTAGATAACATTAAAATATCAACAGGTGAAAACATTAAGAATAAGAAACAATTGATCGAATATGCAGGAGAATTATTTGCACGAAATGAAACGACAGCAACAGAGATTACTTTTGCATTAAACAAACGCGAGAATATCGCAAGCACATTTATTCCGAGTATGAATGCATTATTTTTACATTGTGAAACAAAAGGCATCAGACATTGCAGATTTGGTTTTGTCTATTTAAATGATGAGATCATTGAAGATGGGAAGCCAATCAAGGGTGCGATCTTGATGCTTGTTCCACAGGGAGATGGAAGTAAGGTTTATCGCGAAGTTATGAGTGAAATAAGCGGAGCATTAGCCGAGAAAGACCAGATCATCACTTACTTATTTGACAAAAACAGAAATGCAGTTGAGGCAGAACTTGAAACAAGCCTTGGTAACTATTACGAAAATAAAATGAAGAGAAGATAA
- a CDS encoding sulfate adenylyltransferase subunit 1 → MIGLLKFITCGSVDDGKSTLIGHILYDSKLLYTDQEEALELDSKVGSRGGKIDYSLLLDGLMAEREQGITIDVAYRYFTTEKRSFIVADTPGHEEYTRNMAVGASFADLAVILIDASQGVLVQTRRHARICALMGIRHFVFAVNKMDLVKYDQETFRKIEEQIKELQEELSLANVKIIPVSATEGDNVTTKSDNIPWYTGEPLLEYLETVDVREKSEEEGFYMPVQRVCRPNHTFRGFQGQIESGQISVGDEIVTLPSKEHAKVKSLLIGDKDAQTAEKGRPVTIQLDREVDVSRGCVLANKTELPVSKSFTATVLWMDDGELLPGKEYFVKIGTKEIPGIVTNIQYKIDVNTGEYIPANNLRKNEIAVCDVILQEEIVLDEFDDHKALGELILIDRITNMTSACGVIKNSEVDEETDLKCVFAHGKLKANGDIFEEFYYNMESMTVTKIKPSGKSYTIGDEIPVEGESYQYPDYFDVIVFRDKVAVQIRDRKVSAILPIEEYEYKGLPLINGRGFKILVDSKEKADKLFAELKEQGYKPGSEFFNRWLQFEAYRKIVFRDSIY, encoded by the coding sequence ATGATAGGATTATTAAAATTTATTACTTGCGGTAGTGTAGATGATGGAAAATCTACACTGATCGGACATATTTTATATGATTCAAAGTTATTATATACAGACCAGGAAGAAGCATTAGAGTTAGACAGTAAAGTTGGAAGCCGTGGTGGAAAGATCGACTATTCTTTATTACTTGACGGATTAATGGCAGAAAGAGAACAGGGAATTACGATCGACGTTGCCTACCGTTATTTTACAACAGAAAAAAGAAGTTTTATCGTAGCAGATACACCAGGACATGAAGAATATACAAGAAACATGGCTGTAGGAGCATCCTTTGCAGATTTAGCAGTCATCTTAATCGATGCATCCCAAGGAGTATTAGTACAGACAAGACGCCACGCAAGAATCTGCGCCTTAATGGGAATCAGACACTTCGTATTTGCAGTCAATAAAATGGACCTTGTAAAATATGATCAGGAAACATTCCGAAAGATCGAGGAACAGATCAAAGAATTACAAGAAGAATTATCACTTGCAAATGTAAAGATCATTCCAGTATCTGCAACAGAAGGAGATAACGTTACAACAAAATCAGATAACATTCCATGGTATACAGGAGAACCATTACTAGAATACCTAGAGACGGTGGATGTACGAGAGAAATCTGAAGAAGAAGGATTCTACATGCCAGTTCAGAGAGTATGCCGTCCAAACCACACATTCCGTGGATTCCAGGGACAGATCGAATCCGGACAGATTTCTGTCGGAGATGAGATCGTGACATTACCAAGCAAAGAACATGCAAAGGTTAAGAGTTTATTAATTGGTGATAAAGATGCACAGACAGCTGAAAAAGGTCGTCCAGTAACGATTCAGTTAGACCGTGAAGTTGATGTATCCAGAGGATGCGTACTGGCCAATAAAACAGAACTTCCAGTCAGCAAATCATTTACAGCGACAGTTCTTTGGATGGATGACGGAGAATTGTTACCAGGAAAAGAATATTTCGTAAAGATCGGAACAAAAGAAATTCCAGGAATCGTAACAAATATTCAGTACAAGATCGATGTCAACACAGGAGAATACATTCCAGCAAACAACTTAAGAAAGAATGAGATCGCAGTATGTGATGTTATCTTGCAGGAAGAAATTGTCTTAGACGAATTTGATGATCATAAAGCCTTAGGAGAGCTGATATTGATCGACCGTATCACAAACATGACATCTGCATGCGGAGTGATCAAAAATTCCGAAGTTGACGAAGAAACAGACCTAAAATGCGTCTTTGCACATGGAAAATTAAAAGCCAATGGAGACATCTTTGAAGAATTCTACTACAACATGGAAAGTATGACAGTCACAAAGATCAAACCATCTGGAAAATCCTACACGATCGGAGATGAAATTCCAGTAGAAGGAGAAAGCTATCAGTATCCAGACTACTTTGATGTCATCGTATTCAGAGACAAAGTAGCTGTACAGATCAGAGACAGAAAAGTATCAGCAATTCTTCCAATCGAAGAATACGAATACAAAGGCCTGCCACTGATCAATGGACGAGGATTTAAGATTCTGGTTGATTCCAAAGAAAAAGCAGACAAACTGTTTGCAGAATTAAAAGAACAAGGATATAAACCAGGAAGCGAATTCTTTAACCGTTGGTTACAGTTTGAAGCATATCGTAAGATTGTGTTTAGGGATAGTATTTACTAA
- the cysD gene encoding sulfate adenylyltransferase subunit CysD, which produces MSELSHLDQLEAEAIYIIREVAASCEKPVMLYSIGKDSSVMLHLALKAFYPEKPPFPFLHVNTTWKFKEMIKFRDETSKKYGLEMIEYINEDGVKQGVNPFDSGAAYTDIMKTQALKQALNKYGFTAAFGGGRRDEEKSRAKERIFSFRNENQAWDPKNQRPEMWKLYNSKIKKGESIRVFPISNWTETDIWKYIKREKIDIVPLYFAKERPVIERDGNIIMVDDDRLKLRPGEKIEYKSVRFRTLGCYPLTGGVESKASTLDEIIDETLSAVSSERTTRVIDNEAAGSMERRKREGYF; this is translated from the coding sequence ATGAGCGAATTATCACATCTTGACCAGTTGGAGGCGGAAGCAATCTACATCATCCGAGAAGTTGCAGCTTCTTGTGAAAAACCAGTTATGCTATATTCTATCGGAAAAGACAGCTCAGTTATGTTACATTTAGCATTAAAAGCATTCTATCCGGAGAAACCACCATTTCCATTTTTACATGTTAATACAACATGGAAATTTAAAGAAATGATCAAATTCCGTGATGAAACATCAAAGAAATACGGATTAGAAATGATAGAATACATCAATGAAGATGGTGTAAAACAGGGGGTTAATCCATTTGATAGTGGAGCCGCTTACACAGATATCATGAAAACACAGGCCCTAAAGCAGGCGTTAAATAAATATGGATTTACCGCTGCATTTGGAGGTGGACGTCGTGATGAAGAAAAATCTCGTGCAAAAGAAAGAATCTTCTCTTTTAGAAATGAAAATCAGGCATGGGATCCAAAGAACCAGAGACCAGAAATGTGGAAATTATATAACTCTAAGATCAAAAAAGGAGAAAGCATTCGTGTATTCCCAATCTCTAACTGGACAGAGACAGATATCTGGAAATATATCAAACGCGAAAAAATCGATATCGTTCCATTATATTTTGCAAAAGAACGCCCAGTGATCGAGAGAGATGGAAATATCATCATGGTCGATGATGACAGATTAAAATTAAGACCAGGTGAGAAGATCGAATACAAGAGTGTGAGATTTAGAACCCTTGGATGTTATCCATTAACTGGAGGAGTGGAATCAAAAGCCTCAACACTTGATGAGATCATTGACGAGACATTAAGTGCGGTTTCTTCAGAAAGAACAACCAGAGTTATTGATAATGAAGCAGCAGGAAGCATGGAAAGAAGAAAGAGAGAGGGGTATTTCTAA
- a CDS encoding 4Fe-4S dicluster domain-containing protein, with the protein MSIRINKNKCVGCKRCLDVCPGSLIKTDATGKAYIKYPKDCWGCTSCLKECKTGAIAFFLGADIGGMGSEMTVNESKDTILWKIKKYTGEEQTIEINKKDSNKY; encoded by the coding sequence ATGAGCATCAGAATTAACAAAAATAAATGTGTTGGATGCAAACGATGCTTAGACGTCTGTCCTGGAAGTTTGATAAAGACCGATGCAACTGGCAAAGCATACATCAAATATCCAAAAGACTGCTGGGGATGTACATCCTGCTTAAAAGAATGTAAAACAGGAGCCATCGCATTTTTCCTAGGAGCCGATATCGGTGGAATGGGAAGTGAAATGACAGTTAACGAAAGCAAAGATACGATTCTCTGGAAGATCAAAAAATATACCGGGGAAGAACAAACCATAGAGATCAACAAGAAAGATTCAAACAAATATTAG
- a CDS encoding adenylyl-sulfate reductase subunit alpha, with protein sequence MEITKQQIIHTDVLIIGGGTAGCYAALTIREKSDAKIVIAEKANIKRSGCLAAGVNAINAYIVKGRKPQDYVDYARKDADEIVRGDLLLTMSEHLNEVTSKMEQLGLVILKDENGDYVARGNRNIKINGENIKPILADAVNQLDNVEVINHLNITDYIVEDNTIKGAFGFHMENGTAYEIRAKKVLCATGGAAGLYKPNNPGFSRHKMWYPPFNTGAGYAMGIDAGAEMTTFEMRFIALRCKDTIAPTGTIAQGVGAKQVNAKGEIYEDKYGITTSQRVYGTTQENLEGRGPCYLRTEGIEKEKDTDLKKAYLNMAPSQTLKWIEQGKDPSEQNVEIEGTEPYIVGGHTASGYWVNTNRETTIHGLYAAGDVAGGCPQKYVTGALVEGELAALDIVEKLKDQTFDITDNKEEQLLDEKVKEYNNILSDKDSIFTIEQMEEAMQKVMDAYAGGISSHYQFNENCLNLAKEKINNLITLSGQLSAQDYHELMFYYELKERLTICLTLIEHLKARKETRWHSFAENLDHPQKSDDWKKYVNTKKVEGKIKVILRELVKEDEHYEHQN encoded by the coding sequence ATGGAAATTACAAAACAACAGATCATACATACCGATGTCCTGATCATCGGAGGCGGAACAGCTGGATGTTATGCGGCACTTACGATCAGGGAAAAAAGTGATGCAAAGATCGTCATCGCCGAGAAAGCTAATATCAAACGAAGCGGGTGCTTAGCAGCTGGAGTTAATGCGATCAATGCTTATATCGTAAAGGGAAGAAAACCACAGGATTATGTTGATTATGCGAGGAAAGATGCAGATGAGATCGTACGAGGTGACCTGCTTCTTACAATGTCAGAACATTTAAATGAAGTGACAAGCAAGATGGAACAGTTAGGATTGGTTATTTTAAAGGATGAAAATGGTGACTATGTTGCCAGAGGAAATCGAAATATTAAGATTAATGGAGAAAATATCAAGCCAATCCTTGCAGATGCAGTAAATCAGCTAGATAACGTAGAGGTGATCAATCATTTGAATATCACCGATTATATCGTGGAAGATAACACGATCAAAGGAGCCTTCGGTTTCCATATGGAAAATGGAACAGCTTATGAGATCCGTGCCAAGAAAGTACTTTGTGCAACTGGAGGGGCAGCAGGGCTTTATAAGCCAAATAATCCTGGATTTTCAAGACATAAGATGTGGTATCCACCATTTAACACTGGTGCCGGATACGCAATGGGAATTGATGCTGGAGCTGAGATGACAACCTTTGAGATGCGTTTTATCGCATTAAGGTGTAAAGATACGATCGCACCAACGGGAACGATCGCACAGGGAGTCGGGGCAAAGCAGGTAAACGCTAAAGGAGAGATTTACGAAGATAAATACGGAATCACAACTTCTCAGCGTGTCTATGGAACAACACAGGAAAATCTGGAAGGAAGAGGCCCTTGTTACCTAAGAACCGAAGGAATTGAGAAGGAAAAAGATACAGACCTTAAGAAAGCATATTTAAATATGGCACCAAGCCAGACCTTAAAATGGATCGAGCAAGGCAAAGATCCAAGTGAACAAAATGTAGAGATCGAGGGAACGGAACCATATATCGTGGGTGGACATACTGCCAGTGGTTACTGGGTAAACACAAATCGAGAGACAACGATCCATGGGCTGTACGCAGCCGGAGATGTCGCAGGGGGATGCCCACAGAAATATGTGACAGGAGCTTTGGTAGAAGGTGAGCTCGCAGCACTGGATATCGTAGAGAAATTAAAAGATCAGACGTTTGATATAACAGATAACAAAGAAGAACAGTTATTAGACGAGAAAGTCAAAGAATACAACAATATTTTATCAGACAAAGACAGTATTTTTACGATCGAGCAGATGGAAGAAGCGATGCAGAAAGTCATGGATGCTTATGCAGGCGGAATTTCAAGTCATTATCAGTTTAATGAAAACTGCTTAAATCTCGCAAAAGAAAAGATTAATAATCTGATCACATTATCTGGACAGTTAAGTGCTCAGGATTACCATGAATTAATGTTTTATTATGAACTAAAAGAACGATTAACGATCTGTCTGACTCTGATCGAACATTTAAAAGCAAGAAAAGAGACAAGATGGCACAGTTTTGCAGAAAATCTTGATCATCCACAAAAGAGTGATGATTGGAAAAAATACGTCAATACAAAGAAAGTGGAAGGAAAGATCAAAGTCATCTTACGAGAACTAGTAAAGGAGGATGAGCACTATGAGCATCAGAATTAA
- a CDS encoding sulfate/molybdate ABC transporter ATP-binding protein — protein MYVEMRNIYKQYGNFRASDNVSFGIEKGKLAALLGPSGSGKTTLLRMIAGLENPNAGDIFIDGKRVNDIPAAKRGIGFVFQSYALFRYMTVFDNIAFGLEIAKMPKKQIKERVFELLELTGLSGLENRYPNQLSGGQRQRVAFARALAPNPQVLLLDEPFAAIDAKVRSELRLWLKEMVSKLGITSIFVTHDQDEAVEVADEILITNHGKIEQMGSPLEIYKSPKTPFVAQFVGRSSIVENYESLKGFEKIERAQKAIVRPEFLELAKKGELKRYMSASEKGIVEDVIFSGSRLDVVVNINGIKVTAERSLEKDPVSVGEEVDIIIYRLYVFDEKETYLLENKEMQEGDVFYI, from the coding sequence ATGTATGTCGAAATGAGAAATATCTATAAACAATACGGAAACTTCCGGGCATCAGATAATGTAAGTTTTGGAATTGAAAAAGGGAAACTTGCAGCGTTGCTTGGGCCAAGTGGAAGTGGAAAGACAACCCTGCTTCGAATGATCGCAGGATTGGAAAATCCAAATGCAGGAGATATCTTTATTGATGGAAAGAGAGTCAATGATATTCCGGCAGCAAAACGAGGAATTGGATTTGTATTTCAAAGTTATGCACTATTCCGATATATGACAGTCTTTGATAATATCGCATTTGGACTAGAGATTGCAAAAATGCCGAAGAAACAGATCAAAGAACGAGTTTTTGAATTACTGGAATTAACGGGGTTATCAGGACTTGAAAATAGATATCCGAACCAGTTATCTGGCGGGCAGAGACAGAGAGTTGCATTTGCAAGAGCATTGGCTCCAAATCCACAGGTATTACTTCTTGATGAACCATTTGCAGCGATCGATGCAAAAGTAAGATCAGAGCTTCGACTCTGGCTAAAAGAAATGGTATCAAAGCTTGGTATCACAAGCATTTTCGTTACACATGATCAGGATGAAGCCGTAGAGGTTGCTGATGAGATCTTGATTACAAATCATGGAAAGATTGAGCAGATGGGAAGCCCATTAGAGATTTATAAATCACCAAAGACGCCATTTGTAGCCCAGTTTGTTGGAAGATCATCCATCGTAGAAAATTATGAATCCCTAAAAGGATTTGAAAAAATAGAACGTGCACAGAAAGCGATCGTCAGACCAGAATTCCTTGAGTTAGCAAAAAAAGGGGAATTAAAACGATATATGAGTGCATCAGAAAAAGGAATTGTAGAAGATGTGATCTTTAGTGGAAGTCGACTGGATGTAGTTGTAAATATCAATGGAATCAAAGTGACAGCTGAGAGATCTTTGGAAAAGGATCCGGTAAGCGTTGGAGAAGAAGTTGATATCATTATTTACCGTTTGTATGTATTTGATGAAAAGGAAACTTATTTATTAGAGAATAAAGAAATGCAGGAAGGCGATGTCTTCTATATTTAA
- a CDS encoding sulfate ABC transporter permease, whose product MNEQQKFEKRKQRTKIILITISVLFMIVMLVLPLFSVITNSLSEGFKFYVSFISTEYVRSALFVTILATLVAVTINTFFGIMAAFLLTKFSFKGKQVLATLIDIPFSISPVIVGLAFLMTFGRLGWTYPAIRAINTFFGTNIRIAFAIPGVILATIFVTFPFVSREIIPILNSQGKDEEEAAALMGASGFTIFRKITLPQMKWGLIYGIILCSARALGEFGAVNALSKTRGETFTLPLEIDALYMSGTTSSITAAFAVSSVLVLIAVVVLILRNIAWYRSQDKQQGKDGR is encoded by the coding sequence ATGAATGAACAGCAGAAGTTTGAAAAAAGAAAACAGCGAACGAAGATCATCCTGATCACGATCAGTGTTTTATTTATGATCGTTATGTTGGTCTTACCGTTATTTTCCGTTATTACAAATTCATTAAGTGAGGGATTTAAATTTTATGTAAGTTTCATATCAACGGAGTATGTAAGAAGCGCTTTATTTGTAACGATTCTGGCAACGCTTGTTGCGGTAACGATCAATACATTTTTCGGGATCATGGCAGCATTTTTATTGACTAAATTCAGTTTCAAAGGAAAACAGGTTTTAGCAACTTTGATCGATATTCCATTTTCCATTTCACCAGTTATCGTAGGCCTTGCATTCTTGATGACATTTGGAAGACTTGGATGGACGTATCCAGCGATCCGAGCGATCAACACCTTCTTTGGAACGAATATCCGGATCGCATTTGCGATTCCAGGAGTCATTTTAGCAACCATTTTCGTGACCTTCCCATTTGTGTCAAGGGAGATCATACCGATCTTAAACTCACAGGGAAAAGACGAAGAAGAGGCAGCAGCATTGATGGGAGCCAGTGGATTTACGATCTTTCGAAAGATCACACTTCCTCAGATGAAATGGGGATTGATCTATGGAATCATCTTATGTAGTGCCAGGGCATTAGGAGAATTTGGTGCAGTTAATGCACTTTCCAAAACAAGAGGTGAGACATTTACCTTACCATTGGAGATCGATGCCTTATATATGTCAGGAACAACATCATCGATCACAGCAGCCTTTGCAGTATCATCGGTTTTAGTATTGATTGCGGTCGTTGTACTGATCTTAAGAAATATTGCATGGTACCGCTCACAGGACAAACAACAGGGAAAGGACGGAAGATAA